One Dictyostelium discoideum AX4 chromosome 3 chromosome, whole genome shotgun sequence genomic region harbors:
- the abcC13 gene encoding ABC transporter C family protein translates to MFERINKIKKKIKEKLSYSILKDEKIDYYNLPCPEESASFLSKLTFSWTQRMLMTGYFRGPIQMSDICDLPDDVKVQKTNPILDDIDFGNSKWPLLKFIYTNFVTKNKKSIFIVILCAIFSILSPLCLKYFIKYIQLSKNEKTFLTGLGYCVLLFVGTFSYTLSQQFLYWFGMRTSLHVRGALSQRIYEKMLKLSSSGGKKYSSGSIMNLISTDIGLFADFFWIGHLEIIIFPIQITALLALLCWIVGWSGLVGFGVMIISLPINTFFGSKMSKNLMLSLGYSDTRCNLTSEFINGIRFLKLYAWEKLFLDRIEEQRRLQLKYLYRRVIFAIFEKMLSQTTNAVVLVSTFSVYSINNEIELSVAFTAITIFVNLRQPIMRLPEAIHNLLGLIPSAKRVESFLQLSEIQTQPFINFNNKSINDDILIDNGTFNWNQDNDDYITNNGDNNNNNNKNEIKKRLIEKSEEEYETTTTTTDDNNNNNYESYLLNNINFKAPAGKLTIICGVVGSGKTSLVSGLIGEIYKVSGRVNTPNKISFTTQQSFLLSTSLRENILFGNEMNLERYKKVIEACCLAPDLLQLAAKDLTEIGERGINLSGGQKQRISLARALYANSDCYILDEPLSAVDPEVATHLFNHCIQGMMNDKTRILVTHQLQFIPSADHIVVVDNGKLVQGTYSELKSKGIDFESIMKTKKLNIDNQQQQQQQQQHDENEIIDENPMKKSNSLIESNKLINIDEIISDKHDSNLIEKAKLLVKEDKSEGAIGLHVYREYFKHGSSTFFFIATCVVYFFSQAIFQMTDFWLSTWSQHKLQGKSDSFYIFYYIIFIGLFIVTLVIRYFMLAHVTFSASKNLHTSLLNSVGFASCQFFDTNPSGRILNRFSKDIAEIDLLLYDLFSDVLYCGSTVVFAICVMIYISPLISLPFLVLIIVYNIIKNIYAVSSRDLKRYESITRSPIFSLLQETFNGLVTIRSYQQQNRFISMMQDHININLRLFYYSFSIHRWIGVRLEFISALVVFLTAFFSLFNSNAGFSVLSVTTAIGMCTYLNWAVRQFVELEVKMNSVERIESYINTPKEGNRFTIDNEEEGEENMINLNEKWPSKGEIEFRDVEIRYRPTSEPSLKNLSFKINSNDHIGIVGRTGAGKSTVGISLFRMVECSKGSILIDGIDISKIGLHDLRSSLGIVPQDPFIFSGTIRLNIDPFNKYTDSEIWVALEKVKLKSTISSMPLKLETMIEEGGDGLSFGQKQLLCLSRTILKNSKVVLMDEATSGIDYVTGDLIKQTLLENFNDCTMLTIAHRLDTIIDSTKIAVVDKGELIEYDTPINLINTKNSKFSKLVKYQTDFHKENEKNF, encoded by the exons ATGTttgaaagaattaataaaattaaaaaaaagatcaaagAGAAATTGtcatattcaattttaaaagatgaaaaaattgattacTATAATCTACCATGTCCAGAAGAAAGTGcatcatttttatcaaaattaacaTTTTCATGGACTCAAAGAATGTTAATGACTGGTTATTTTAGAGGTCCAATTCAAATGAGTGATATTTGTGATTTACCAGATGATGTTAAAgttcaaaaaacaaatccaattttagatgatattgattttggtaataGTAAATGGCCATTacttaaatttatttatacaaattttgtaacaaaaaataaaaaatcaatttttattgtaattttatgtgctatattttcaattttatcaccATTATGTTTAAAATA ttttataaaatatatacaattatcaaaaaatgaaaaaacatttttaacaGGGTTAGGATAttgtgtattattatttgttggtaCATTTTCCTATACATTATCACaacaatttttatattgGTTTGGTATGAGGACTTCATTACATGTCCGTGGGGCACTTTCACAAAGAATCTAtgaaaaaatgttaaaattatcaagTTCAGGTGGTAAGAAATATAGTTCAGGTTCAattatgaatttaatttcaactgATATTGGTTTATTTGCAGATTTCTTTTGGATTGGTCATcttgaaattattatattcccAATTCAGATTACTGCATTACTTGCATTATTATGTTGGATAGTTGGTTGGAGTGGTTTAGTTGGTTTTGGTGTt atgattatatcattaccaattaatACATTTTTTGGATCAAAAATGAgtaaaaatttaatgttATCATTAGGATATTCAGATACAAGATGTAATTTAACATCGGAATTTATAAATGGtattagatttttaaaattatatgcATGggagaaattatttttagatagaATTGAAGAACAAAGAAgattacaattaaaatatttatatagaCGTGTAATATTTGCAATTTTTGAAAAGATGTTATCACAAACTACAAATGCTGTTGTATTAGTTTCAACATTTTCAgtttattcaattaataatgaaattgaattatcagtTGCATTCACAGCAATTACAATTTTCGTTAATCTTAGACAACCAATTATGAGATTACCAGAAGCAATTCATAATTTATTAGGTTTAATACCTTCTGCAAAAAGAGTTGAAtcatttttacaattatctGAAATTCAAACTCAaccatttataaatttcaataataaatctattaatgatgatattttaattgataatggtaCTTTTAATTGGAATcaagataatgatgattatataactaataatggtgataataataataataataataaaaatgaaattaaaaaaagattaattgaaaagagtgaagaagaatatgaaacaacaacaacaaccacagatgataataataataataattatgaatcttatttattaaataatattaattttaaagcaCCAGCAGgtaaattaacaataatttgTGGTGTAGTTGGTAGTGGTAAAACTAGTTTAGTTAGTGGTTTAATTGGTGAAATTTATAAAGTTAGTGGTAGAGTTAATActccaaataaaatttcatttacaactcaacaatcatttttattaagtACATCATTAAGAgagaatattttatttggtaatgaaATGAATTTAGAACGttataaaaaagtaattgaaGCATGTTGTCTCGCACCagatttattacaattagCAGCTAAAGATTTAACAGAGATTGGTGAACGTGGTATTAATTTATCAGGTGGTCAAAAACAACGTATATCATTGGCACGTGCATTATATGCAAATTCAGATTGTTATATTTTAGATGAACCTTTATCAGCTGTTGATCCAGAAGTTGCAACTCATTTATTCAATCATTGTATTCAAGGTATGATGAATGATAAAACACGTATTCTAGTTACACATCAACTTCAATTCATTCCATCAGCTGATCAtatagttgttgttgataatggtaaattaGTTCAAGGTACTTACTcagaattaaaatcaaaaggtATTGATTTCGAATCAATTATGaaaacaaagaaattaaatattgataaccaacaacaacaacaacaacaacaacaacatgatgaaaatgaaattattgatgaaaatccaatgaaaaaatcaaattcattgattgaatcaaataaattaattaatattgatgaaattattagTGATAAACatgattcaaatttaattgaaaaagcaAAATTATTAGTAAAAGAAGATAAAAGTGAAGGTGCAATTGGATTACATGTTTATAGAGAATATTTTAAACATGGTTCATCaacattcttttttattgcAACTTGTGTAGTTTATTTCTTTAGTCAAGCGATTTTCCAAATGACAGATTTTTGGTTATCAACATGGTCACAACATAAACTTCAAGGTAAATCAGATAGTTtctatatattttattatataatattcaTTGGATTATTTATAGTTACATTGGTAATTAGATATTTTATGTTGGCACATGTTACATTTTCAGCATCAAAGAATTTACATACATCATTATTGAATTCAGTTGGTTTTGCAAGTTGTCAATTCTTTGATACGAATCCATCAGGTCGTATATTAAATAGATTTAGTAAGGATATTGCCGAGATTGATTTACTATTATATGATTTATTCTCTGATGTACTTTATTGTGGTTCGACTGTCGTTTTCGCAATTTGCGTTATGATTTATATTAGTCCATTAATTAGTTTACCATTTTTAGTGTTAATTAtagtttataatattataaagaaTATTTATGCTGTATCATCAAGGGATTTAAAAAGATATGAATCAATTACAAGAAGTCCAATCTTCTCATTGTTACAAGAGACTTTTAATGGTTTGGTTACAATTAGAAgctatcaacaacaaaatagaTTCATTTCAATGATGCAAGATcatatcaatattaatttacgTTTATTCTATTATAGTTTTTCAATTCATAGATGGATTGGTGTACGTTTAGAATTTATCTCTGCTTTAGTTGTTTTCTTAACTGCTTTCTTCTCCTTATTCAATTCAAATGCTGGTTTCTCTGTTTTATCTGTTACAACTGCAATTGGAATGTGTACCTATTTAAATTGGGCTGTTAGACAATTTGTAGAACTTGAAGTTAAAATGAATTCAGTTGAAAGAATTGAAAGTTATATAAATACTCCAAAAGAAGGTAATAGATttacaattgataatgaagaagaaggaGAAGAAAATAtgattaatttaaatgaaaaatggcCATCTAAaggtgaaattgaatttagaGATGTTGAAATTAGATATCGTCCAACTTCAGAAccaagtttaaaaaatttatcatttaaaatcaattcaaatgatCATATTGGTATTGTTGGTAGAACTGGTGCAGGTAAGAGTACCGTTGGTATAAGTTTATTCCGTATGGTTGAATGTTCTAAAggttcaattttaattgatggtaTTGACATTTCAAAGATTGGATTACACGATTTAAGAAGTTCACTTGGTATTGTCCCACAAGATCCATTCATTTTCTCTGGTACTATTCGTTTAAATATCGAtccatttaataaatacacTGATAGTGAAATTTGGGTAGCTTTAGAAAAggttaaattaaaatcaacaatttcatcaatgccattaaaattagaaactATGATAGAAGAAGGTGGTGACGGTTTATCGTTTGGTCAAAAGCAATTACTTTGTTTATCAAGaacaattttaaagaattctAAAGTAGTCCTAATGGATGAAGCTACCTCTGGTATAGATTATGTAACaggtgatttaattaaacaaactTTACTTGAAAATTTCAATGATTGTACAATGCTAACAATTGCACATAGACTCGACACAATCATTGATAGTACTAAAATCGCTGTTGTCGATAAAGGTGAATTAATAGAATATGATacaccaattaatttaattaatactaaaaattcaaaattcagTAAATTAGTTAAATATCAAACTGATTTtcataaagaaaatgaaaagaatttttaa
- a CDS encoding protein kinase, CMGC group: MEINKIIEINNNNNNNNNKIIENNNDNKKIIEINNNNNDNNKIIEINDNNNNNIKDKILKKENKDSILMKPPPIFITPANKDDTITVFHQGHIISIPRKLKINLKSITDCGPDGVMFRAKNEDSKEEVIVKKISVFLMKDDKMARKLLRNLLFQRHFQQHPLVSTFQSVFKRKSSENYLISNKNNRNNVRLPLLQQKGDDDIYFEYLLPEFTLLQMIHNKLLTEYNIMIFLYQLLTVVKFMHSAGVIHRDIDPSAITIDQNQCLKLTEFYFCFPSNCPVDLFFNDYDTSSFIYRAPETIWRNTTYTTAIDVWNIGVIFGEMILGKRLFKTQDFEDHLISISKLIGNPTAEDLSIVLSKSIFQYMEKIPKSTLTPSVGIKRRFKGASKDQIELLQGMLCWDPRKRMTIDQLLAHKYFSTIHDESMQIKCNEIFNLKYYPDFYKMKSDLVKKSIENEFLTPC, from the exons atggaaattaataaaattattgaaattaataataataataataataataataataaaattattgaaaataataatgataataaaaaaattattgaaataaataataataataatgataataataaaattattgaaataaatgataataataataataatataaaagataaaattttaaaaaaagaaaataaagactcaattttaatgaaaccaccaccaatattCATTACACCAGCAAATAAAGATGATACTATTACTGTTTTTCATCAAGGTCATATTATATCAATACCaagaaaattgaaaattaatcTTAAATCAATTACTGATTGTGGTCCTGATGGTGTAATGTTTAGAGCTAAAAATGAAGATTCTAAAGAAGAAGTTATCGTAAAGAAAATATCGGTATTCTTAATGAAGGATGATAAAATGGCAAGAAAATTATtaagaaatttattattcCAAAGACATTTTCAACAACATCCATTGGTATCAACATTCCAAAGTGTTTTCAAAAGGAAATCATctgaaaattatttaatttcaaataaaaacaatagaaATAATGTTAGACTACCTTTACTACAACAAAagggtgatgatgatatttattttgaatatctTTTACCAGAGTTTACATTACTTCAAATGATTCATAATAAACTATTAACTgaatataatataatgattttcttatatcaattattaaCCGTAGTTAAATTCATGCATTCCGCTGGTGTCATCCATAGAGATATCGATCCAAGTGCAATCACAATTGACCAAAATCAATGTTTGAAATTAACTGAATTCTATTTTTGCTTTCCTTCAAATTGTCcagttgatttatttttcaatgattATGATACAAGTTCATTTATTTATCGTGCTCCTGAAACAATTTGGAGAAACACAACCTATACTACTGCCATTGATGTTTGGAATATTGGTGTAATTTTCGGTGAAATGATATTAGGAAAAAGACTTTTTAAAACCCAAGATT ttgaagatcatttaatttcaatttcaaaattaattggtaatCCAACTGCTGAAGACCTTTCAATAGTTCTTAGTAAAAgtatttttcaatatatggaaaaaattccaaaatcAACTTTAACTCCATCAGTTGGAATTAAAAGGAGATTTAAAGGTGCTAGTAAAGatcaaattgaattattacaaGGTATGCTATGTTGGGATCCAAGAAAAAGAATGACAATTGACCAATTATTAGCtcataaatatttttcaacaATTCATGATGAATCAATGCAAATTAAAtgtaatgaaatttttaatcttAAATATTACCCAGATTTTTATAAGATGAAATCGGATTTagtaaaaaaatcaattgaaaatgaatttttaaccCCATGCTGA